The following coding sequences lie in one Sedimentibacter sp. MB35-C1 genomic window:
- a CDS encoding FAD:protein FMN transferase — MKKIIAFILAAVLTFTLLTSCQEEEPPTEQEYEKYTNTFFDTFDTVTQVVGYAKTEEEFNGYAEHIHERMQKLHKLYDKYNDYEGINNIKTINDNAGVKPVKVDKEIIDLILFCKKQYEEVGTKTNIAMGAVLNIWHEYRDEADYNPADAKLPPMEDLVAANEHTDIEKIMVDVENSTVYINDPLMNIDVGAVAKGFATEIVVKEITEEGLTSGIISAGGNIRAFGKPMDGLRDKWGVGIQNPDAVVGNSEDSIIETVFLTDASVVTSGDYQRFYMVGDKVVHHLIDPDTLMPGDYFRAVSVITANSGMADFLSTTVFLMPYEEGRVLVESLDAEALWIFKDGTIETTEGMKEIMKSTGATAAKGK, encoded by the coding sequence ATGAAAAAAATAATTGCTTTTATTTTGGCAGCAGTTTTAACCTTTACTTTGCTAACAAGCTGTCAGGAAGAAGAACCTCCAACTGAACAGGAATATGAAAAGTATACAAATACTTTTTTTGATACCTTTGATACTGTAACTCAGGTTGTAGGATATGCAAAGACTGAAGAAGAATTTAACGGATATGCGGAGCATATTCATGAGAGAATGCAGAAACTTCATAAATTATATGACAAGTACAATGACTATGAAGGAATTAACAACATTAAGACAATCAACGACAATGCTGGAGTAAAGCCGGTTAAGGTTGACAAGGAAATTATTGATTTAATACTGTTCTGCAAAAAACAGTATGAGGAAGTAGGAACAAAGACAAACATAGCTATGGGTGCTGTGCTGAACATATGGCATGAATACAGAGATGAGGCTGATTATAATCCTGCTGATGCAAAGCTGCCTCCAATGGAGGATCTTGTTGCTGCAAATGAACACACAGATATTGAAAAAATAATGGTTGATGTGGAAAACAGCACTGTTTATATTAATGACCCGCTTATGAATATTGATGTGGGAGCTGTTGCAAAAGGCTTTGCCACTGAGATTGTTGTGAAGGAAATAACCGAGGAAGGTTTAACATCGGGAATCATCAGTGCAGGTGGAAATATTAGAGCATTTGGTAAACCTATGGATGGCTTAAGAGATAAGTGGGGTGTTGGAATTCAAAACCCTGATGCAGTAGTGGGAAATTCAGAAGACAGCATTATTGAAACGGTGTTTCTTACAGATGCTTCTGTAGTTACAAGTGGAGATTACCAGAGATTCTACATGGTAGGAGACAAGGTGGTACATCATTTGATAGATCCCGATACATTGATGCCGGGAGATTATTTTAGGGCTGTTTCTGTTATAACTGCCAATTCAGGGATGGCAGACTTTCTGTCTACTACGGTTTTCCTCATGCCGTACGAGGAAGGCAGAGTCTTGGTTGAATCTTTAGATGCTGAAGCATTGTGGATATTTAAGGATGGAACTATTGAAACAACAGAAGGCATGAAGGAAATAATGAAATCTACCGGAGCAACTGCGGCCAAAGGAAAATAA